The Periplaneta americana isolate PAMFEO1 chromosome 14, P.americana_PAMFEO1_priV1, whole genome shotgun sequence region ATGTAATCCTTAATTTTATGTTCAATAAGTTGTATGTAACAGTTGCAGTTAAGAGGATTTTAGTTGATTCCCAGAGAATATGAATGTTACATTGAAAGATATCTCATTGATGGTTGGTGTCTACTGCTCTGCTATTAGGCAATGAAACCATTTGCCATCTTGAAACCTAATAGCATTGAACAGTGTTACTAGTATAATACAGCGTTCCCAAAGGGGTCACTGATCCCTTAAAGTTCACACATCCTTTTGTTGGAACCTCACTcaaatgttttgcataatttagcTGGTAACATGTTTTCTCATTAAATATTTGCTTAATGTAATGAAGTAAACATGGTTCATATATTGAAGTCATATTAAATGTTATGGTAATTAGCAACAGTCTTTTACAATGTTTGTgataaggttagtgggttagtttagAGGATATCTAAGTGACTTGAGATCGATGAGTAAGTTATATGAAAAGATTTCAGTGATCTTAATAATTCCTTGGCCTCAAGTCACTTATATCCCTTCATGTAGGATTGCCAACTTTTCAAAATAAGAAACGGAAGATTTTATCGATTTCTTTTTTAGTGACTCATGCTTTCTTAAATTTTACTAAgatatatgtggatcatatgaggaaacaaagaggaaggcagaaaataggaaagactggagaaaactaggtttgcagcgaaagacctgcccttgggcagaacactaaatgaaattaagtataatttttaacgacattttcatattttgaaactGATTTAGCTTCATTTAGCAATTTACTgtcattttaatacattaaaaaactcttaGCAGGGCATGTTAAAATTTATAGCAATTTGAAACTCTGAATTTATTGAGCTCTGCATTAGTACaaacttgaaaatttttcaaaatcgaaatcccagcaataaaataacaaaaataatagaaaCTGTTATACAGCATTTCATTATTACCCAGTCCCAAATTCGAAATAAATGAAGGAAGTGTTGTATGGGGAAATAAAACATGTAAAGTCACGTTAGCATCCAGAAAACGtaagggaacaactggataatgtgCACAATAGAGCAATGCCAACTacactggccactagtcaccgaaCTGTACCGAGCTGTGTAAACAAAAGGCAATCAAAATGgtagtagtaaaattcgcgactatattcttaaataattaacTCCATTAGTCAAGTCCAAGGTTACCGAGTATAACGGCAATATTTTGAAtgcactgaaaaaaaaatcttatactaggttattacaatgaaataaaaggaaaaaaggtGTGATTCAGGAAATATCATTGAAATGAACGAGAGTAATTTGCAGTTAATGTTCACTAAAGTGTTAACAACGTAATTATGGCCGTGTTGCCGATTTATTTCTGGTCTATAGAAAATACATCGTCATAGATTTTTGTATTATACTAGACTAATATGTAAATGAAACAGTTTGttgaaatttacaaattatttattaagaacaatatggtataattaacatgagtacatggagaatgaaatgaaatcttatgtttaaattaataagtttTGTCACGTGTGACTCACAACAGGAACATTTAGCTCTGAGATATCATCTATCATGCCTAACTGCTCATGCATGGACTttgttaataaaaatgtaaactaactaaacctaacctttgtatatgcaatatgtataaccaaagaaagaagaaaataagaaaaataactaTCTAATGCTAATGTCACTTATGTGAAAATATTGATAAGGAACAACATAATTCTAATGAGAATATATTTCGAAATACTTTTAAAGAACAACATAATCCTAATGAGAGTAgcctatatttcaaaatattaataagccTAATCACTGTCCGTATGTCTAATTTAGACTAATATATGTATCTGCTCATTAAACCCTATCTAACCTTGTCACTAACAGTGGTGCTCATTAAACCCTATCTAACCTTGtcactaacagtggtgctatctgtcaataatgttcagaatgaAGGaggtaccagcgaatagggattataaagaatggacactttgcGTCGgtgcctttgatgtagccggactgatttcaatgaccttcaagccagctagagtgtgagattctgctttctctctatagttggcgctgacatcacaccagctagcagtcgacacagtggaaatataacacatataattaatacatctaggtacattatgtactcaaataaaataaattgtatctataaaataataaatccgtcattaactgtaatgtctagactctagagttccattataatgagagttgagacgttgaccccaacaacaattaaaatatgtaatgatttgatagcactgaaaatggaaaaacgaaactcttatgagaagtaaaaccatatacctatattatactatatgcaaatattaaacgaatttgatacataattttatattgtattatattattttataacataatttattatatctgaaatataaaaaattactaccaagatttaaaatcatctgtcctcaagtgaggttgaccactgggatccggaattaacaaacataaaatataatgggaaatgaaacgggcaaaatatggattagatttgtacattaaaacaaaaatttacgagttaatatatagatgatagtgtaaaatttgaagagaggccttcagaatttccattacaatcttctgaacctcataaaagggaattttaaaggatttaagaatattacatgtaaattttggtaaacaacccctcgctccaaatagtaagcctgcaacatcccagttgtaaagtgaaatgccatatttttcactgaggtatggaagacaaggtacatatttagctcgcttgtcatcattaatctgcagtgcttgatttgtgtctcgttcgaAGCAAATcatagggtctaagaccatcgctttctgggttcttctattgatggcaattatatcgactcttctatgagaatcatcttcagacacgcaatgaatctcctcatgtacttcccatcctctgtttcttagcaggttggcaattgctgtacggacacgatggtgtctgttgttaagcagtagctctcccttcttacagaaccccagtacgtggccaagtgtttcagtctcgctgcagctgGGATGGCGACAatgggtagtactgaaggttctgccagggacagatctcactgcggtgacgttgcaagacatcttgatggcattgatgtattccgaggacgaaagacactttttagaggagatccaggagttggctttggggcattcttcaaatgtacaaacacctttgcctttatgtgggagctggcaccatgactggaatgattgttttctgagaatttctctgagatgtttttttcctttagtttgaggagtgacgctgtgtggagcaatcttcaggcgcgtgagagatgttttcttctcctcttctagatTTCTCATGTGATGTAGATGTGCATCATTCACGTGTTCCAGTCGCCTACAGATGATATAGTGTTGAATACTGGCTTCCCATTCAGCTCTCAGAATTCCAAGACCTCTTACGTTCTTCGATGCATACAGCATGGCATTCAGAGTGTCATCTGGGAGGGACAATATTTCCTTGATTACACTTCtgataattttatcaatatttttcaaaaaattttcaggaAGTTGGTTGAGTGGAGCGCATTGCAAGGGATAAACAAGACCTGGCCAGATATAttcgttaattattttcattttttggtccGGTTTTAACAATATGCATCGGACGAGATTATTGAGGTCAAGTGACAaattagttataatttttttttttttttttttgagaaataaagaaaagccgttaacttgaatttatttcaagcaaagcgttactggattatgcaataaggtaggcgatgtttggatcctgtgtctcaactctatactcaattattatcttaccgtatgctcgattacactaacctctagcgcttgaaagtggaaccaaacgtcggcgcacagagaaacaaaacacagtaaaattcgctcagtgtccattctttataatccctattcgctggaggtacagagaaaaaaagaaacaaatttctcctcctAACGACACCACTGGTCAATATCATGCCCACATGTTGGCGAAATTGTGTACTTAGCCTAGTTCTATTTGGTTGTAACTGTAATGGCACGTTGAAAGCTACCGTAGCTAATTTTTCAGTttagcaaatgtaagaatatgagAAAAACATACAACCTGGCAACCATACCCTCAACTAATCCACTAATCTTGACCGGTTGACACTTGCTAATTACAAATTTTAgtttgttttttaatataatctataaatacataaataaaaacattattttacgtTGTATAATGTCTTTGCTGTCAAAAATTAAACTAATTTTTAAGACTCACAATAAGGCCGTTACTGTAATGAATTTGTTGATGTCGTTTTCCACCTGTCAGTTTTACAAAGTCTGGCTCAATTATAGATACAAATCACAAGTCCAAACAATATTTACTTTTGTATTTGTCCTTCAAGATAACCAGAGCAGAAAATATATACTCACACTAACAACACGTTGATGCATATGACATTTAAAATGTTGTATGGCAATTTGGGAAACAATGGAATAGACCTACAtagacaggaaaaaaaaaaaaaaaaacacgattcttaaGTTGGAATCAGAAAATAATTCTAACAGCTGCTCTTCTTCTTTGACGGACATATCTTTTTGTCACCTAGAAGGACTTTTTAACCCAATTGTTATGAACTAGAACTAACCTAAAAATGGTAGACAGGCATGATATGGAAGCCAAGAGAAGTCCCTCAGACGATCTCATTCCTGTTAAATTCTTGTATCTCAGCAGtctgaaatgaaaaaagaattccGAGAGCGTGATAAAATTAAATCTACCACAGCAAAGTTGAAGTTATTTACTTTTGAGTGTCTTATCAACAGATATTTAGTAATAAAACTGACATTATTCAATTCTTTTTTTAGGAAGAAAATGGTAGAAGAGAGACTAGGAAACGAAAACCAGCTGTTGATGTTTACAGCCCAGACATCCAGCAACCTGTGCAGTCCTCTGCACATTTTCACGACTGGACTCATCAAGAGAAAACAGCATTACTTGATGCCCTGAAGACGTATGGACACTATGACATAGAAAATCTGTGCAAGGCTGTGCCTACCAAAAGCAAGAATCACATCAAAATGGCCATTGATATGTGGTGGAAGGCAGCACGGATTGCAATGAACGCCTCATCGAGTGGTGAAAAGAGGAATAAGGACAAACTGAAGCTGGTGCCAAAAAGGGGAAGGGGAAGGCCCTCAGTGCCCAGGGGCAGTGGCATTACTGGCAGAGCACCCATAGATCAGTGGCTACACAAGTTGGAGGAAAGTCAGCCACTGGTTGGACATCTCCAGTCGAAGCTCCTTGCAAAGGTGTTCTTGTACATCTCCAAGTATGAAGAACACCCCCCACCAGAAAAGTGTGGTGGTGTTGATTACAGGTGACAAGACAACTTATCTCACTTCATTTGGGTATCCCAGCTTTGTTACATTCTCTAGAGATTCCTTAAATTCTACTAAATATAACAGTGTTTTAATTCTTCTCAAATACAGTTCCAAAATAAAGACTTATTGTTTCCATACATACACAGCAACTCTCATGCACTATACAAGGTCTAATAAGATAATAGGTGGTTATAGGAGGCCAGATACTTACTCAAGATCGTTTATGTAGGTACCAATTATGCCATCTTAAACTACTTGTACatgatttataatttcattttcgaATGATGATCTAATATTCTAAGTGGCCACTATTTTTTCGCGCACACTCCTCACATAGCACTGTCTAACACATCTCTAAGAATGTCAGCAGTCTCTTCACAAATACCTACTTTAAATCTTCCAGTGTCCTGTTGCAATTTGGAATATAGTCTGCTTTTCAGAGATTCTCAGAAAAAGAGCACAAATGGTCAAATCAAAGGAGGATCTAGCCAGCCAATAACTGTCACCTCTGCTGGAAATAAACCAGCTTGAGCTCAGCTCATAGCTATAGTGATCCATACTTAGGGTGactagacgtcctcttttgtccgtaCATGTCGTCCTTTTTatgcctttgtccggggtccgggcggatttaaaaaaaatcaagaattgtcttccttttcgtaacttgtaggctatgcctgatattttgaaattatctgatttgacgccttttgcAAGTAATTTGCctatagatggcagcagcatcgacgaaatatactctttgccaacaatCATAACTCTATGCttggaaagtaatattaaattcacattttgtgtggTCTTTTTATGTATTCTGATAGTAATTTATAATTctcttggctttcatatgtagttaactgtgaaatctatataataatttgaactggtaatggaaattacgggaaaatggctgaatggattttaataaatgacccctcattttgaagcttggaacccaaagtttttcagaagaatagtagttttcagtgaaatgtcaattttcctacatcattttcctattttccaaaatccatctttcgtcagttttgagaactaattaattgcatttcagaataaaacaaaagacacactggaataaacaatagactattacacgaaggccatgacctacaggattgctgacatagttaagagttcagatggctcagatttttcacatcataatgccaatatgtcatcttcatttgtgtaattttttgataacatacaaaaaataatttacaggtgtgattctctggtctgtagttttctgagtacaactgtgtattggatgttatgaactacaaaacttaagaatgtttgatgacattattaccattaaaaatgaaatattattatagttaatacaacacataatgctatactgatgatatgaaagtgaaaccttttggggctttatctaagtagacgcagagaaagaatattttatattagatcttcatttctataatttactgagtaacggctatatattactgaaaactataacacttacgtaaggtaacaatattgttattaaaaatgaaatacttttatagttattaatcaagtggtgtgggtctttttcatatatttaatggcagtgtgatatagatattactgattctctaattttccttcggtagtaattgagtcatgcttcctattttagttgcgtctttaaactacatcaaaattaatttcataacttctttggtttaatcgattagatttgtgattgctgacaagcatattttgttgtagggaaaatagcatgccattttaCTTCTTGCTACCATgataagtaagtttatttcccgcaaccagcaacgaataaaacactgaaactgctaacgatttatgaTGGACAagtttatttagggcgcatataagattctacaactctgacatatcattcgcctcattttccacatctcagcaatagattcttcacaacagcctatattacagaaaatatatgggataacattcattgttgcACAAATTAATGCAGCAGtgtttggtagatcagtattgtctggaggaagcgcaaaacatacaattcctaagaaaagaccaaaaggtattacttactgataaaataagaggcctacaagattttgtaatctcttgatcacctcagcaagatctcttagtgggaaaaagtgattctgccctctacatttcagggtagttcacgaaacatgcagcaggtatgccaagatgctaagtcttttgttcaaagcatgacaaaccttacattttcttaactttcacctacaatccgcaattaCATGAactagctactgcattactcccacatgaaaaactcgctgatcgtcctgacattgttacttgcgatttcgcattgaaactcaagaactgaagacggttcaaggaaaagtatttggcaaaaaagaaagattcagagggagtatgtttcactattatggaagcaaataactttcaaaatgtctggtattcttcattgaaaataaatctgaacaatttttatttgaacttcttatggacttagtttgcagtatttgcttcacaagccactagtaattttatattgttaagTTTTActataagtatgctgtaataaagtagatattgacataattttaagtataatataggcctaagcctaaatctgaatatatattttctgtcctctttaatttaTTATAGTTTGCTTGACTTGCatatagctaactgtaaaatcattattatttttaccgtaattattttgtaatattgaaaTGCTTTTAAGTATGATACAAGCCTAACTCTGTActgtatggtttatttaacgaggctcgcaactgcagagattatatcagtgtcgccggtgtgccgaaattttgtccctcaggagttcttttacatgccagtaaatctactgacttacACTACCCAGGCcaactgtactgtaaatattttgtaagaaagtagaaattgacgtaatttatagtataatataggcctaagcctaaatgtaagtacatatttactatcctcttttttcgaacaatatccccctttttgaagctttgtgttctcttttctaataaaaagagagattacttgaaggaaaaactgaatgaggtatatgagggcggcaatgagccttcgggttccttaaaagccatttgtaagtaagtgtcctcttttctattgatgtgaatctggtcaccctacgcaTAATTTCATAGTGTAGGCCAATGAAACAGGattctgttattgttgttatccaGTAGGTGAATTTGGGAGCATTTAATCCATTATTCTTCCTCCCTCGTAGTACAGACCACTCAGATTCTCTTATTTTCGTAATGGAGGTATTTGTAGTCAGTTCTTGATCCTTGTTTACAGAGGGCACATCCTTCTGGTTCGTACACTCCAGTTTTGTGGAGGTGGGCAGCTAATCAATAATGCCCTGAGTTTGAACAAAATAGATATAGCTATGGTCTCCTTTCTGGTCTTTGAGACAATTCTTGTCAAAATGCAAAGTACTCCAGTGGAACAAGATCCTGGCACTTTTAATTTCTAGCAGCGTAGGAGTTGGtattattgtcttattatttgtttaattatttgacAGCTGCAATATGTTGTTAAATTGTTCAGTGTGTCATTGTAATCGAATAGCATAGCATTGATTACATGAAAATTTAAATCACTCTTCCACAACAACAggacatatataaatacatatatgttgttgttgttgtttcaatgccttgcatctagcaatgaagccattagcattcgtGCTCTCCACTACTTCTAGGCTGCAGTGTCTTCTGCAGATAGTGCATTGCAGGTCTTCAAGTGGCTCTCGTTCAACTCCTCTTGACTGTTGCACAGGGAACACAATGGTGAATTTAGAATTTATAGTTCATGTAAGTGGCTTGCCAAGCAATCATGTTCTGTAAGCACCCTGAAGGCTGCAGCTGCTGTTTTCCATGGTAATTGTGAGATTACTTCTGGGTTCAAGATTAGGGTGTTCCATTTTTTGTTTTCGGCATGTTTTTTTTTGATTCCTCAATATGAAGGTGTGAGAATTTAGAATTGATCAGGTGCTTTACTGAAGTCATTGGCAAATTTGTCTTTCTCATTTGCTGTATTGTTGTACCTTTCGTGGCAAGAGTATCTGCCAATTCGTTGCCTTTGATCCCACAGTGTGCCGGGACCCACTGCATGTGAATTATTTTGTTAAGATTTTTGAGTTGAACTAACATGTTGTAGCAATCCTTTATTTTCTCTGATTTTTTTGTGGTGTTTGAGTATATAGCTTGAATTGCAGCTTTGGAATCTGAGAGGATTACTGCTTTATTGTACTTGTTAATTGGGAGATTCGTTAATTGCTGTAGAGCTATGTGTATTGTCATTATTTCGTCATAATTTGTGGTGTTAAGACTTGTtgcttgataaaatgagaataccGGTAGTTAACATGAGACTCCAGCTCCAGTTCAGTGGTCTTTAGAAGATTcgtctgtaaaaatttgtaatcatTCTTTTGAGAGATATTTGTGTTGATTGTTTCGAGCTTTCGTTACATCTATGGGTGTTTCTGATGTATTTACTTCTTCTGTTAGCTGTAAAGTGTAATTGAGCTGTTTAAAATCTAGTGGGTACACTAATACATATATTAAAATCACCTTTTTTTCCTGCTGGATCCTATACTTACATCACGTGATGtaaatacattcaataaaatACCAAATACACTTTAAGTACATATCACCTTTCTTCAAATGATAGGAACAAGCAACTTTCATTAAAACTTTAGTGGCGTGGAACAATGCATATATCACTTGTAACTGATTAGTAATTATTATGGAGTAATAAAATACAAGTGTTCAAGAAGCTTTTGTGGAAGATAATTTTTTCTGATTgtattataaagaaattaaaggacgaggaagctaagcaaaattatcaggtcgaa contains the following coding sequences:
- the LOC138713504 gene encoding uncharacterized protein isoform X2; protein product: MEFRVELSSQQVTSHLEENGRRETRKRKPAVDVYSPDIQQPVQSSAHFHDWTHQEKTALLDALKTYGHYDIENLCKAVPTKSKNHIKMAIDMWWKAARIAMNASSSGEKRNKDKLKLVPKRGRGRPSVPRGSGITGRAPIDQWLHKLEESQPLVGHLQSKLLAKVFLYISKYEEHPPPEKCGGVDYRALYEYLYCMLNGYPCKMLSKESASFVLNSLNDMAVAMRERGTKEEAFFLDRLHRIPGQVRRCYGKEGPSKTSFASPSEELISKLVKIQGFNPLEVPVDLLKSK